Proteins from one Buchnera aphidicola (Diuraphis noxia) genomic window:
- the hisD gene encoding histidinol dehydrogenase produces MNYLKNIFYWSKLNYDEQQKILSRPILNRNHTMKDTVKKIIENVKNFGDNALRKYSILFDKFNVNEFRIPEEKIISSFLNINENLKSSILIAKKNITSFHEAQILSTIDIETQIGVRCQQVYLPLNSVGIYIPNGTTSLFSSVLMLAIPAKIAGCKEIILCSPPPINNNILYASYVCGIKKIFQVGGAQAIAALAFGTETIPKVDKIFGPGNTYVTEAKLQVSSVFNGAEIDMLAGPSELLVIADETANPDFIAADLLSQAEHGSSSQVILLTSSVQLSKNVISSLNEQVKKLPRLSEISKSLKNSMIIITDNMSQCIEISNMYAPEHLIIQTKQPRKILNNISNASSIFLGQWSPESVGDYASGTNHVLPTYGKSLTNSALGLADFQKRILIQELTSQGLIDLSNTIEILSSEEQLDAHKNAVKIRVDFLKRKKYDQ; encoded by the coding sequence ATGAATTATTTAAAAAATATTTTTTATTGGAGTAAATTAAATTATGATGAACAACAAAAAATATTATCAAGACCTATTCTAAATCGAAATCACACTATGAAAGACACTGTAAAAAAAATTATAGAAAATGTTAAAAATTTTGGTGATAACGCTTTACGAAAATATTCTATTTTATTTGATAAATTTAATGTAAATGAATTTCGAATACCTGAAGAAAAAATTATTTCATCTTTTTTAAATATCAATGAAAACTTAAAAAGTTCAATTTTAATTGCAAAAAAAAATATTACGTCTTTTCATGAAGCTCAAATATTATCAACAATAGATATTGAAACGCAAATTGGGGTACGTTGTCAACAAGTTTATTTACCTTTAAATTCTGTTGGTATTTATATACCTAATGGAACAACATCGTTATTTTCAAGTGTATTAATGTTAGCAATACCAGCAAAAATTGCTGGATGTAAGGAAATTATTCTTTGTTCACCTCCACCAATTAACAATAATATTCTTTATGCATCATATGTTTGTGGTATTAAAAAAATTTTTCAGGTAGGTGGGGCGCAAGCTATAGCAGCACTTGCTTTTGGTACTGAGACCATCCCTAAGGTAGATAAAATTTTTGGTCCTGGAAATACTTACGTAACAGAAGCAAAATTGCAAGTTAGTTCTGTATTCAATGGAGCAGAAATAGATATGTTAGCAGGACCATCAGAACTATTAGTAATTGCTGATGAAACAGCTAATCCAGATTTTATTGCTGCTGATCTATTATCTCAAGCAGAACACGGTTCATCTTCTCAAGTTATACTACTAACTTCATCTGTTCAATTATCTAAAAACGTTATTTCTTCTCTTAATGAACAAGTTAAAAAACTGCCTAGATTATCAGAAATTTCAAAATCATTAAAAAATAGTATGATCATTATCACTGATAATATGTCACAGTGTATTGAGATATCAAATATGTATGCACCTGAGCATTTAATTATTCAAACAAAACAACCAAGAAAAATTCTTAATAATATTTCAAATGCTAGTTCTATTTTTTTAGGACAGTGGTCACCTGAATCTGTAGGTGATTATGCATCTGGAACAAATCATGTTTTACCAACATATGGAAAATCTTTAACTAATTCTGCTTTAGGATTAGCTGATTTTCAAAAACGTATATTAATTCAAGAATTAACGTCTCAAGGATTAATAGATTTATCTAATACTATTGAAATTTTATCTTCTGAAGAACAACTTGATGCTCATAAAAACGCTGTAAAAATTCGAGTAGATTTTTTAAAAAGGAAAAAATATGATCAATAG
- the hisC gene encoding histidinol-phosphate transaminase produces the protein MINSLIKLARINVQKLQPYQSARRIGGQHGDVWLNANESPVSVELSFKKKLLNRYPECQPIDLISAYADYVRLSTNQILVTRGADEGIELLIRAFCESGKDAIIYCPPTYDMYRVNAEIYNIKYKEVPTIKNTWQLDLLNIKLNLNSVKLIYICNPNNPTGSTCSKKDLFDLLEMTLNTSLVVVDEAYIEFLPKESMTLYLKKYPNLVILRTLSKAFALAGIRCGFVLAQKEIINILNKIISPYPISIPTASIALESLHKNYIKLMQNRVLDLNANRVWLINKLKKISSVKKIFQSNTNYILVQFFMSEEIFQMLWEKGIIVRNQDHKINLKQCLRITVGTHLECSRLIEEIKFFSKKYLKGV, from the coding sequence ATGATCAATAGTCTCATTAAATTGGCCAGGATTAATGTACAAAAATTACAACCTTATCAATCTGCAAGACGAATTGGAGGACAACATGGTGACGTCTGGCTAAATGCAAATGAATCGCCCGTATCTGTTGAACTTTCATTTAAAAAAAAACTATTAAATCGTTATCCAGAATGTCAACCTATTGATTTAATTTCTGCTTACGCTGATTATGTAAGATTATCTACTAATCAGATTTTAGTGACAAGAGGAGCAGACGAAGGAATTGAGTTGTTAATAAGAGCTTTTTGTGAATCAGGAAAAGATGCAATTATTTATTGTCCACCTACTTATGATATGTATAGGGTGAATGCTGAAATATATAACATTAAATATAAAGAAGTACCTACGATTAAAAATACTTGGCAATTAGATTTGTTGAATATTAAATTAAATTTAAATTCAGTAAAATTAATATATATTTGTAATCCTAACAATCCAACCGGTAGTACGTGTTCAAAAAAAGATCTTTTTGATTTATTAGAAATGACACTAAATACATCTTTAGTTGTAGTAGATGAAGCATATATTGAATTTTTACCTAAAGAAAGTATGACATTATATTTAAAAAAATATCCTAATTTAGTGATTTTAAGAACATTGTCTAAAGCATTCGCTTTAGCTGGAATACGATGTGGTTTTGTTTTAGCACAAAAAGAAATTATTAACATTTTAAATAAAATAATCAGTCCTTATCCAATATCTATACCTACTGCTAGTATAGCACTTGAATCTTTGCATAAAAATTATATTAAATTAATGCAAAATAGAGTATTAGATTTAAATGCTAATCGTGTTTGGTTAATTAATAAATTAAAGAAAATTTCTTCCGTAAAAAAAATATTTCAAAGTAATACTAATTATATACTAGTACAATTTTTCATGTCTGAAGAAATTTTTCAAATGTTATGGGAAAAAGGTATTATTGTGAGAAATCAAGATCATAAGATAAATTTAAAGCAATGTTTACGAATTACAGTAGGAACGCATTTAGAATGTTCGCGTTTGATTGAAGAAATTAAGTTTTTTTCTAAAAAATATCTAAAAGGGGTCTAA
- the hisB gene encoding bifunctional histidinol-phosphatase/imidazoleglycerol-phosphate dehydratase HisB, protein MKDKILFIDRDGTLINEPIDTFQVDSINKLIFKKYVISSLRKLIMLDYKLIMVTNQDKLGSKGFTLESFNKPHFFMLNIFRSEDIIFDDILICSHVESDNCECRKPKIKMLEPWLGNIDKNRSYVIGDRDTDMMLAKNMQITGLQYEENAFNWIHIVNKITKNNRYAEICRKTKETAVQIQVSLDSEENSQINTGIKFFDHMLDQLAVHSGIYMNIFTKGDIDIDDHHTVEDTAIALGTVLFQALGKKNGLCRFGFYVPMDESQSSCIIDISNRPYLKFQAKFNYQIVGDLNTDMIEHFFYSLAYSMKITLHLCAKGENDHHCIESLFKAFGRALREAIKIEGNKLPTSKGLL, encoded by the coding sequence ATGAAAGATAAAATATTATTTATTGATCGAGATGGTACATTAATTAATGAACCCATAGATACTTTTCAAGTAGATTCAATCAATAAATTAATTTTTAAAAAATATGTGATTTCTTCTTTACGTAAATTAATAATGTTAGATTATAAATTAATTATGGTTACTAATCAAGATAAACTTGGTAGTAAAGGTTTTACTTTAGAAAGTTTTAATAAACCTCATTTTTTTATGTTAAACATTTTTCGTTCAGAAGATATAATATTTGATGATATATTAATTTGTTCTCATGTTGAAAGTGATAACTGTGAATGTCGTAAACCTAAAATTAAAATGTTAGAACCATGGCTAGGCAATATAGATAAAAATCGTAGCTATGTTATTGGTGATCGTGATACAGATATGATGTTAGCTAAAAATATGCAAATAACAGGTCTTCAATATGAAGAAAATGCATTTAATTGGATTCATATTGTAAATAAAATTACAAAAAATAATAGATATGCAGAAATTTGCAGAAAAACAAAAGAAACTGCAGTCCAAATACAAGTTTCTTTAGATTCAGAAGAAAATAGTCAAATTAATACTGGTATTAAGTTTTTTGATCATATGTTAGATCAATTAGCAGTACATAGTGGAATTTACATGAATATTTTTACGAAAGGTGATATTGATATTGATGATCATCATACTGTAGAAGATACAGCAATTGCACTTGGAACAGTTTTATTTCAAGCATTAGGAAAAAAAAATGGTTTATGTAGATTTGGTTTTTATGTTCCCATGGATGAAAGCCAATCTAGTTGTATTATAGATATATCAAATCGTCCATATTTAAAATTTCAAGCAAAATTCAATTATCAAATAGTTGGTGATTTAAACACTGATATGATTGAACATTTTTTTTATTCTCTAGCATATTCTATGAAAATTACACTTCATTTATGTGCTAAAGGTGAAAATGATCATCATTGCATTGAAAGTTTATTTAAAGCGTTTGGACGAGCATTACGTGAAGCTATTAAAATAGAAGGAAATAAATTACCAACGTCTAAAGGACTTTTATAA
- the hisH gene encoding imidazole glycerol phosphate synthase subunit HisH, which translates to MGKIIILNTDCANFTSIKSAIEKLGYCCMITAEPSIVKNAKKIILPGVGTALAAMNFLSQKKLVDIIKTFTNPILGICLGMQIFCNFSEESNGVKTIGVVKTSVLHLKTNNLPLPHIGWNQISFNKCHALFKDIPNNSRFYFVHSYIVPVNKYTLSVTNYGMNFSSVIQKNNFFGVQFHPEKSGKIGSQLLKNFLEM; encoded by the coding sequence ATGGGGAAAATCATCATATTAAATACTGATTGTGCTAATTTCACTTCAATTAAATCAGCAATTGAAAAACTAGGTTATTGTTGTATGATTACTGCTGAACCTTCTATAGTAAAAAACGCTAAAAAAATTATTTTACCTGGAGTGGGTACAGCTTTAGCTGCAATGAATTTTTTATCTCAAAAAAAATTAGTTGATATTATAAAAACATTTACGAATCCAATTTTAGGTATATGTCTTGGAATGCAAATTTTTTGCAATTTTAGTGAAGAATCCAATGGAGTAAAAACTATTGGTGTTGTTAAAACGTCTGTATTACATTTAAAAACTAATAATTTACCTTTACCTCATATAGGATGGAATCAAATTTCATTTAATAAATGTCATGCGTTATTTAAAGATATACCAAATAATTCAAGATTTTATTTCGTTCATAGTTATATAGTTCCTGTTAATAAATATACTTTGTCTGTAACTAATTATGGTATGAATTTTAGTTCAGTTATACAAAAAAACAATTTTTTTGGAGTGCAATTTCATCCAGAAAAATCTGGTAAAATAGGTTCTCAATTATTAAAGAATTTTTTGGAGATGTAG
- the hisA gene encoding 1-(5-phosphoribosyl)-5-[(5-phosphoribosylamino)methylideneamino]imidazole-4-carboxamide isomerase encodes MIIPAFDLINGKAVRLYQGDYAYQKNYDINLYESLEKYASKGVKLVHIVDLDGAKNSNNRQLKLLKKILNHTTIPIQVGGGIRNQKDIDILFELGAKRVVIGSVAITNRKDVKKWLNIYGSDAIVLALDLKINYLGEKEICINGWQKQTNYLFEEIIEYFSFSQLKHVLCTDISKDGTLLGPNIKLYQEITTLFKNIEFQASGGVSVLQDIVDLKKTGIQHIIIGRSLLEKKITIEDALRCWQKE; translated from the coding sequence ATGATTATTCCTGCATTTGATCTAATAAATGGTAAAGCAGTGCGTTTGTATCAAGGTGACTATGCTTATCAAAAGAACTATGATATAAATTTATATGAATCTTTAGAGAAATATGCATCAAAAGGAGTAAAACTAGTTCACATAGTTGATTTGGATGGAGCAAAAAATAGTAATAATAGACAATTAAAACTATTAAAAAAAATCCTTAATCACACGACTATTCCTATACAAGTTGGTGGAGGTATAAGAAATCAAAAAGATATAGATATTCTCTTTGAACTAGGAGCTAAAAGGGTAGTAATTGGTTCTGTTGCAATCACAAATAGAAAAGACGTAAAAAAATGGTTGAATATTTATGGTTCGGATGCAATTGTTTTGGCATTAGATTTAAAGATTAACTATCTTGGTGAAAAAGAAATATGTATTAATGGATGGCAAAAACAAACTAATTATTTATTCGAAGAGATTATTGAATATTTTTCTTTTAGTCAATTAAAACATGTGTTATGCACTGATATATCTAAAGACGGTACATTACTGGGTCCTAATATCAAATTATATCAAGAAATTACAACATTGTTTAAAAATATAGAATTTCAAGCCTCTGGAGGAGTGTCAGTTTTACAAGATATTGTGGATCTCAAAAAAACAGGGATTCAACATATTATTATTGGTCGTAGTTTATTAGAAAAAAAGATCACTATAGAGGATGCTTTGAGATGTTGGCAAAAAGAATAA
- the hisF gene encoding imidazole glycerol phosphate synthase subunit HisF, whose protein sequence is MLAKRIIACLDVSNGVVVKGIQFKHHEVIGDILPLAERYANEGIDELVFYDITAATKNQLVDKSWIKKIAKVINIPFCVAGGIKSVEDAKNVLSSGADKISINSSALTDPNLITKISKRFGIQCTVVGIDSWYDKDKKCYMVKQYTGDIKKTYQTNWKTSDWVKQVQDKGAGEIVLNMMNNDGLKKGYDIVQLCKIRDICHVPLIASGGAGNMNHFYNALHEANVDGVLAASVFHKNTVNIKILKNFLVKKGIEIRIC, encoded by the coding sequence ATGTTGGCAAAAAGAATAATAGCATGTCTAGATGTGAGTAATGGTGTAGTTGTGAAAGGAATACAATTTAAACATCATGAAGTGATTGGTGACATATTGCCACTTGCTGAACGTTATGCAAATGAAGGTATAGACGAACTTGTATTTTACGATATTACTGCTGCAACAAAAAATCAATTAGTTGATAAAAGTTGGATAAAAAAAATTGCTAAAGTAATAAATATACCTTTTTGTGTTGCTGGAGGAATTAAAAGTGTAGAAGATGCAAAAAATGTTTTATCTAGTGGTGCAGATAAAATATCAATTAATTCTTCAGCTTTAACAGATCCTAATTTAATTACAAAAATTTCAAAACGTTTTGGTATCCAATGTACAGTAGTAGGAATCGATTCTTGGTATGATAAAGATAAAAAATGTTATATGGTTAAACAATATACAGGAGATATCAAAAAAACTTATCAAACGAATTGGAAAACGTCTGACTGGGTAAAGCAAGTTCAAGATAAAGGAGCTGGTGAAATTGTTTTAAATATGATGAATAATGATGGATTAAAAAAAGGTTATGATATTGTACAACTTTGTAAGATACGAGATATTTGTCATGTACCTTTAATCGCATCAGGCGGAGCTGGAAATATGAATCATTTTTATAATGCTTTACACGAAGCTAATGTAGATGGAGTTTTGGCAGCATCGGTTTTCCATAAAAATACAGTAAATATAAAAATTTTAAAAAATTTTTTAGTTAAAAAAGGTATAGAAATTAGAATATGTTAA
- the hisIE gene encoding bifunctional phosphoribosyl-AMP cyclohydrolase/phosphoribosyl-ATP diphosphatase HisIE, with protein sequence MLNQQNLLNLNWIKTNGMLPVIVQNYFSQEVLMHAYMNKEALLETQKKSLVTFYSRTKNRLWTKGEKSGNYLKVIKIIVDCDYDALLLLVEPIGKTCHLGNTSCFSSKENDVNFLTKLEDIIENSKTTDIYNSYTNRLYKSGTSRIAQKVGEEAVETILAAMKKDKNELINESSDLIYHLIVLLHDQDLNFNMVLNNLKKRNKQK encoded by the coding sequence ATGTTAAATCAACAAAATCTATTAAATCTTAATTGGATAAAAACTAATGGCATGTTGCCAGTTATAGTACAAAATTATTTTTCTCAAGAAGTTTTAATGCATGCATACATGAATAAAGAAGCGTTATTAGAAACGCAAAAAAAAAGTTTAGTAACATTTTATTCTCGTACTAAGAATCGTTTATGGACGAAAGGAGAAAAATCAGGAAATTATTTAAAAGTAATTAAAATTATTGTAGATTGCGATTACGATGCACTTTTATTATTAGTAGAACCTATAGGAAAAACATGTCATTTAGGGAATACAAGTTGTTTTTCTTCAAAAGAAAATGATGTAAATTTTCTAACTAAATTAGAAGATATTATAGAAAACAGCAAAACAACAGATATATATAATTCATATACAAACAGATTATATAAATCTGGTACAAGTCGTATAGCACAAAAAGTTGGTGAAGAAGCTGTAGAAACAATATTAGCAGCCATGAAAAAAGATAAAAATGAATTAATTAATGAATCTTCTGATCTAATTTATCATTTAATTGTGCTTTTACATGATCAAGATTTAAATTTTAATATGGTGCTCAATAACTTAAAAAAAAGAAATAAACAAAAATAA
- the gndA gene encoding NADP-dependent phosphogluconate dehydrogenase, translating into MSKQQIGVIGMAVMGRNLALNIENKNYTVSIYNRTQSVTEGIIKQNSEKKIFPYFTIEEFVSSLIKPRCILLMVQSGKATDETIKLITPYLEKGDILIDGGNTFYKDTIRRSDELSDKGINFIGMGVSGGELGALNGPSIMPGGQKKAYKLVSSMLKNISAKFKNEPCVSYIGPNGAGHYVKMIHNGIEYGDMQLIAESYFLLKYLLNMSNKELANTFSEWNQGELNSYLIDITKDIFLAKDNNGNYLIDCILDVAEDKGTGKWISQDALELREPLSLITESVFLRYLSSLKSQRVAASKILTGPNIERGVIKDKKIFIEEIRRALYLGKIISYAQGFSQLKKASEKYNWDLKYGEIAKIFRSGCIIRAKFLQKITEEYSYNEKIVNLLLTPYFSKIANKYETSLRKIVVESVKNGIAIPAFSTAISYYDSYRTVHSSANLIQAQRDYFGSHTYRRTDRSGYFHTNWLEKK; encoded by the coding sequence ATGTCAAAACAGCAAATTGGTGTTATAGGAATGGCTGTAATGGGGCGCAATTTAGCATTAAATATTGAGAATAAAAATTATACTGTTTCTATATATAATAGAACACAATCAGTAACAGAAGGAATTATTAAACAAAATTCAGAAAAAAAAATTTTTCCATATTTTACTATCGAAGAATTTGTTAGCTCACTCATCAAACCTAGATGTATTTTATTAATGGTTCAATCTGGAAAAGCAACTGATGAAACTATTAAATTAATTACTCCTTATTTAGAAAAAGGAGATATATTAATTGATGGTGGAAATACTTTTTATAAAGACACTATTCGAAGAAGCGATGAGTTATCTGATAAGGGTATTAATTTTATTGGAATGGGAGTTTCTGGAGGTGAATTAGGAGCTTTAAATGGCCCGTCAATTATGCCTGGAGGCCAAAAAAAAGCGTATAAATTAGTATCTTCTATGTTGAAAAATATATCAGCAAAATTTAAAAATGAACCATGTGTAAGTTACATCGGACCAAACGGTGCTGGACATTATGTAAAAATGATACATAACGGTATTGAATATGGAGATATGCAACTTATTGCAGAATCGTATTTTTTATTAAAATATTTATTAAATATGAGTAACAAAGAATTAGCAAACACTTTTTCTGAATGGAACCAAGGTGAATTAAATAGTTATTTAATTGATATAACAAAAGATATTTTTCTTGCAAAAGATAATAATGGAAATTATTTAATAGATTGTATTTTAGACGTTGCAGAAGATAAAGGTACGGGAAAGTGGATAAGTCAAGATGCTCTAGAACTTCGTGAACCTCTTTCATTGATCACTGAATCTGTATTTTTACGCTATTTATCATCTCTTAAATCACAACGTGTTGCTGCATCAAAGATATTAACGGGTCCTAATATAGAAAGAGGTGTCATAAAAGATAAAAAAATTTTTATTGAAGAAATTAGACGTGCTTTATATTTAGGCAAGATTATTTCTTACGCTCAAGGGTTTTCTCAATTAAAAAAAGCTTCAGAAAAGTATAATTGGGATTTAAAATATGGTGAAATCGCAAAAATTTTCAGATCTGGATGTATTATTAGAGCAAAATTTTTACAAAAAATAACAGAAGAATATTCCTATAATGAAAAGATTGTTAATTTATTATTAACTCCTTATTTTTCAAAAATAGCTAATAAATATGAAACTTCATTACGGAAAATAGTGGTTGAATCAGTAAAAAATGGCATTGCTATACCTGCATTTTCTACTGCAATATCATATTATGATAGTTATCGTACTGTTCATTCATCTGCTAATCTTATACAAGCTCAAAGAGATTATTTTGGTTCTCATACTTATCGAAGAACTGATCGATCTGGCTATTTTCACACAAATTGGTTAGAAAAAAAATAA
- the dcd gene encoding dCTP deaminase: protein MRLCDTDIQKWLNRKKLIIEPFPQKQLIHGITVDIHLSNKFRFFNDHVRSYIDLSNLKDNTTESLKEVMSDEIVFSQDKPLFLQPNSLVLSSTFESFTIPNNLVGWLDGRSSLARLGLMIHATAHRIDPGWKGNIVLEMFNAGKLTLLLRPKMKIAAISFEVLSKSVLHPYHARYDAKYKSQDGVIPSRINRE from the coding sequence ATGCGTTTATGCGACACAGATATTCAAAAATGGTTGAATAGAAAAAAATTAATCATTGAACCTTTCCCTCAAAAACAATTAATTCATGGTATTACTGTTGATATACATCTTAGTAATAAATTTCGTTTTTTTAATGATCATGTAAGATCTTATATTGATTTGAGTAATTTAAAAGATAACACAACGGAATCCTTAAAAGAAGTTATGAGTGATGAAATAGTTTTTTCTCAAGATAAACCATTATTTCTACAACCTAATTCTTTAGTACTTTCTTCTACTTTTGAAAGTTTTACGATTCCAAATAATTTAGTAGGATGGTTAGATGGCCGTTCTTCTTTAGCCCGATTAGGTTTAATGATTCATGCTACTGCACATCGTATTGATCCAGGATGGAAGGGTAATATTGTATTAGAAATGTTTAATGCTGGAAAATTAACTTTATTATTGCGACCTAAAATGAAAATAGCAGCTATTAGCTTTGAAGTTCTTTCTAAGTCAGTATTACATCCTTATCATGCTCGATATGATGCTAAATATAAAAGTCAAGATGGAGTGATACCAAGTCGAATTAATAGAGAATAA
- the metG gene encoding methionine--tRNA ligase: MPNILRKILVTCALPYANGSIHIGHMLEHIQADIWVRYHRMRGHEVWFVSADDAHGTAIMLKSENLKISSKDLIKKIKKEHEKDFFNFNISYDNYHSTHSIENLYLSRQIFRILNEKGLIKEKNIFQLYDNTKKIFLPDRFIKGQCPICRSDDQYGDNCEICSATYESIDLIHPISVISGNTPILKSTKHLYFNLPFFTDMLKKWIHSGVLERPVIKKTEEWFKTGLKLWGISRDEPYFGFKIPQFPKKYFYVWLDAPIGYISAFKNLCNKNKKLNFNELWHKNSNYELYHFIGKDIIYFHTLFWPAILEASSLRKPNRIFVHGYLTMNGLKLSKSRSIGLIKAKDWIKVFDSDSLRYYYASKLTNNINDIEINLKDFVQKINSDIVNKLVNLPSRTISFIEKYFNGYLSDKLSDNTLYQYFVDQGSMIRKCFENREFNVITRESMRLMSIANCYINDKKPWNIKITERNMYKLQEICTMGINLFRIVMIFLKPILPDLAMKTESFLMSYLTWNNINSPLLCHKLKKFIPLYKRIDFKKIDTLINLYK, from the coding sequence ATGCCAAACATACTCAGAAAAATATTAGTAACTTGTGCTTTACCTTATGCCAATGGCTCTATTCATATAGGTCATATGCTCGAACATATTCAAGCAGATATTTGGGTTCGCTATCATAGAATGCGTGGTCATGAAGTATGGTTTGTTTCTGCTGACGATGCACATGGTACTGCTATTATGTTAAAATCTGAAAATTTAAAAATATCTTCAAAAGATTTAATTAAAAAAATCAAAAAAGAACATGAAAAAGATTTTTTTAATTTTAATATTTCTTATGATAATTATCATTCTACACATAGTATAGAAAATTTATATTTATCAAGACAAATATTTAGAATATTAAATGAAAAAGGTTTAATTAAAGAGAAAAACATTTTTCAGTTGTATGATAATACAAAAAAAATATTTCTCCCCGATAGATTTATAAAAGGACAATGTCCAATTTGCCGTTCAGATGATCAATATGGTGATAATTGTGAAATATGTAGCGCAACTTATGAATCAATAGATTTAATTCATCCTATATCTGTAATTTCTGGTAACACTCCTATTTTAAAAAGTACTAAACACTTATATTTTAATTTACCTTTTTTTACCGATATGTTAAAAAAATGGATACATTCTGGTGTTTTAGAACGCCCAGTTATAAAAAAAACAGAAGAATGGTTTAAAACGGGTTTAAAATTATGGGGCATCTCTAGAGATGAACCGTATTTTGGATTTAAAATCCCACAATTTCCGAAAAAATATTTTTATGTTTGGTTGGATGCTCCTATTGGTTATATAAGTGCATTTAAAAACCTTTGTAATAAAAATAAAAAATTAAATTTTAATGAACTATGGCATAAAAATTCTAATTATGAATTATATCATTTTATCGGAAAAGACATTATTTATTTTCATACTTTATTTTGGCCTGCAATATTGGAAGCCTCTTCTTTAAGAAAGCCTAATCGTATATTTGTACATGGTTATCTTACTATGAACGGATTAAAATTATCTAAATCACGTAGTATTGGATTAATTAAAGCAAAAGATTGGATTAAAGTTTTTGATTCGGATAGCTTACGTTATTATTATGCTAGTAAATTAACAAACAATATAAATGACATTGAAATTAATTTAAAAGATTTTGTGCAAAAAATAAATAGTGATATTGTAAATAAACTAGTTAATTTACCTTCTAGAACAATTAGTTTTATAGAAAAGTATTTTAATGGATATTTATCCGATAAATTAAGTGATAATACATTATATCAGTATTTTGTAGATCAAGGAAGTATGATTAGAAAGTGTTTTGAAAATCGTGAATTTAATGTTATTACACGAGAATCTATGAGATTAATGAGCATAGCTAATTGTTATATTAATGATAAAAAACCGTGGAATATCAAAATAACAGAACGTAATATGTACAAATTACAAGAAATTTGTACTATGGGGATTAATTTATTTAGAATAGTTATGATTTTTTTAAAACCAATATTACCAGATCTTGCAATGAAAACTGAATCTTTTTTAATGTCATATTTAACTTGGAATAATATTAATTCTCCTTTATTATGTCATAAATTAAAGAAATTTATTCCATTATATAAAAGAATTGATTTTAAAAAAATTGATACATTAATTAATTTATATAAATAA